The following are from one region of the Anomaloglossus baeobatrachus isolate aAnoBae1 chromosome 1, aAnoBae1.hap1, whole genome shotgun sequence genome:
- the LOC142257215 gene encoding gastrula zinc finger protein XlCGF66.1-like, with the protein MNKDKEKMAEEILHLTLEIIFHLTGEDYTVVKTSSDRCQAPVCEGRGGTLSPIPGPPPHPRIHEDINDQKILELTNKMLELLTGEVPIRCQDVSVYFSMEEWEYLEGHKERYKEVMMEEPQPRTSPGLSSARTTPERCPAPPPPPQDPQLLDPDKDLNNINSPERNVRGDQRSNEGIPTDHRPEDCGIIQNTHEELCVMPDMPSAFHTRDPSSDVIKQELSPDPPLNLDQNEGYIRSLQHQTVHTREKSYSCPKRGKLFSQHSALIAHQKTHTGKKANLCVECGKCYSSKSSLDQHLRIHVGEKPFSCPECEKCFLQKSHLDNHIKTHTGEKPFSCSECGKCFPHKSGLGKHQRVHTGVKPFSCVECGKCFTQRSSLISHQISHKVKSFSCSQCGRCFAWESQLVVHIKTHTQEKPFSCSECGKCFNQMAQLVVHLRIHTGVKP; encoded by the exons ATGAATAAGGACAAAGAGAAGATGGCGGAggagatattacacctcaccctggagataatcttccatcttactggagag gattacacagtagtgaagacctctagtgatcgctgtcaggcccctgtgtgtgaaggacggggaggaaccctgagcccaatcccggggcctccacctcacccccggatacatgaggacatcaatgaccagaagatcctagaactaaccaacaagatgctggagctgctgactggagag gttcctataaggtgtcaggacgtcagcgtctatttctccatggaggagtgggagtatctagaaggacacaaggagcggtacaaggaggtgatgatggaggagccccagccccgcacatcaccag gtcttTCCAGtgcgaggacgaccccagagagatgtcccgctcctcctcctcctccacaggatcctcag cttttggatccggataaagatctgaacaatattaattctccagagagaaatgtgaggggcgatcagcggagtaacgaggggattcctacagatcaccgccccg aAGATTGTGGTATTATACAAAATACACATGAAGAGCTTTGCGTTATGCCAGATATGCCCTCAGCCTTTCACACCCGAGATCCATCATCTGATGTTATTAAGCAAGAACTATCTCCTGATCCACCGTTGAATCTTGACCAGAATGAAGGCTACATAAGGAGCCTTCAACATCAAACAGTTCACACAAGGGAAAAGTCATATTCATGTCCAAAACGTGGAAAACTTTTTTCTCAGCATTCTGCTTTGATTgctcatcagaaaactcacacagggaagaaggcTAATTTATgtgtagaatgtgggaaatgttacagTAGTAAATCATCTCTTGACCAACATCTAAGAATTCAcgtaggggagaagccattttcatgtccagaatgtgagaaatgttttcttcaaaaatcacatcttgataaccacataaaaactcacacgggggagaagccgttttcatgttcagaatgtgggaaatgttttccccaCAAATCAGGTCTTGGCAAACATCAAAGagttcacacaggggtgaagccattttcatgtgtagaatgtggaaagtgttttacCCAAAGGTCATCTCTAATTTCACATCAGATATCTCACAAAGTAAAAtcattttcatgttcacaatgtgggagaTGTTTCGCTTGGGAATCGCAGCTTGTTgtacatataaaaactcacacccaggagaagccattttcatgttcagaatgtgggaaatgttttaatcagatgGCACAGCTTGTTgtacatctgagaattcacacaggggtgaagccataa